Proteins from a genomic interval of Lycium ferocissimum isolate CSIRO_LF1 chromosome 2, AGI_CSIRO_Lferr_CH_V1, whole genome shotgun sequence:
- the LOC132034968 gene encoding uncharacterized protein LOC132034968 yields the protein MDLNDIFIGVRSNILLTSPLPSIGQAYALVIQDEKQREIHASPTYPGESASFLVANQGQGPGDFRRYSDKRQKSYDNKRNTPICAYCKKLVHSIDQCYKLKGFPPDFKFTKSKRVQGRVQVNNAFTNDESTTEGECSNAVTQVLTQEIVVELLQLLQQVKMGQQ from the coding sequence ATGGATTTGAATGACATATTTATTGGTGTTCGAAGCAATATCCTACTCACTTCTCCCTTACCATCTATTGGACAAGCATACGCTTTGGTAATTCAGGATGAGAAGCAACGAGAAATACATGCTTCTCCTACCTATCCAGGCGAATCTGCCTCTTTTTTGGTTGCTAATCAAGGACAAGGACCAGGAGATTTTAGGAGATACTCTGATAAGAGACAGAAAAGCTATGATAACAAGAGAAATACACCTATATGTGCTTACTGCAAGAAGTTGGTTCACAGTATTGACCAGTGCTATAAGTTAAAAGGATTTCCTCCTGATTTTAAGTTTACAAAATCAAAAAGAGTGCAGGGTAGAGTTCAGGTGAATAATGCTTTCACAAATGATGAATCTACGACAGAGGGGGAGTGTAGCAATGCAGTTACTCAGGTTCTTACTCAAGAAATTGTAGTAGAGCTCCTACAACTACTTCAACAGGTTAAGATGGGACAACAATAA